A region from the Candidatus Neomarinimicrobiota bacterium genome encodes:
- a CDS encoding SDR family oxidoreductase, protein MTYNDMRIVLTGASSGIGAALARQLAAEGARLVLAARNEDNLAAVAKTCHELGGETLVVPTDVTDQAQCQALIGRAVAAWGGLDALFLNAGVSMWSRFEDVTDITFFERIMAVNYFGVVYCTHYALPHLQATRGRLVVVTSSAAKTGAPLHSGYAASKHAVHGFFDALRAELLGSGVSITLAVPMFVRTDIRLHGFQGDGSHPKTDPYDDSKSMSADEAARITIKAARKRKREVLMTLELQAAVKLRPFVPGLIDRIARRKVGLD, encoded by the coding sequence ATGACCTACAATGATATGCGCATCGTGCTCACGGGGGCCTCCAGCGGCATCGGTGCCGCCCTGGCCCGGCAGCTGGCCGCCGAGGGTGCCCGGCTGGTGCTGGCCGCCCGCAACGAGGACAACCTGGCCGCGGTGGCTAAAACCTGCCACGAGCTGGGTGGCGAGACGCTGGTGGTACCCACCGACGTGACCGACCAGGCCCAGTGTCAGGCCCTCATCGGCCGGGCCGTCGCGGCATGGGGCGGCCTGGACGCCCTGTTTCTCAACGCCGGTGTCTCCATGTGGTCCCGCTTCGAGGACGTCACCGACATCACCTTCTTCGAGCGCATCATGGCGGTGAACTATTTCGGCGTGGTCTATTGCACCCACTACGCCTTGCCCCACCTGCAGGCGACCCGGGGCCGGCTGGTGGTGGTCACCAGCTCCGCGGCCAAGACCGGTGCGCCCCTGCACTCCGGCTATGCCGCCAGCAAGCATGCCGTCCACGGTTTTTTCGACGCCTTGCGCGCCGAGCTGCTGGGCAGCGGTGTCTCCATCACGCTGGCGGTGCCCATGTTTGTGCGCACGGACATCCGCCTCCACGGCTTCCAGGGCGACGGCAGCCATCCCAAGACCGACCCCTACGACGACAGCAAGTCCATGTCGGCCGATGAGGCGGCCCGCATCACCATCAAGGCGGCCAGGAAGCGCAAGCGGGAGGTGCTCATGACGCTGGAGCTGCAGGCGGCGGTGAAGCTGCGCCCCTTTGTGCCCGGCCTCATCGATCGCATCGCCCGGCGGAAGGTGGGGTTGGATTGA